GCACGTGTTTGTTGGTCGGGACGAAGTCGAGGCCGTCGTTGCGGCGGATCGCAGGCGTCGCGCGCGTCGGGTCCAGTCCCAGCACCTTGTCGGCGATGTACAGCCCGTAGAAGCGGTAGGCAACCAGATAGATCGACACCGCCGCGACCACGATCCACAGCGCGTTGATCGGTTCGCCGCGGCGCAGGGCCACGGTGCCAAGGCAGAACGCGCCAAGCAGGGCGAGCGCCGCCCATGCCACCTTCCCGAGTCCACCTTTCATGCGATTCCCCGTCTGTGTGCCGGCTCCGCCAAGGTTCTACCCATGGCCCGGCGCGGTCAATCGCAGGTGCTGCAATGCGGGAAAATGCGGTCTAAGACTTTGGTCGCAGGCCGCAGGCCGTATTCAGAGCCAGCGCACCTTGCGCAGGTACGCGTACAGCGCGGCCACCACCACGACCACCACGCCCACCAGCACCGGATAGCTCCAGCGGCCGGCGAGCTCCGGCATGTGCACGAAGTTCATGCCGTACCAGCTGGCGATCAGGGTAGGCGCGGCCAGCAGCGCAGCCCAGCCGGCCAGGCGCTTCACCACCTCGCCCTGGGCAAGCGTCACCAGCGCCTGGTTGACGCTCAGCGCGGTGCCCAGCATGTCGCGCAGCATGTCGATGCTGTCGTTGATCCGCACCGAATGGTCCAGGACATCGCGCAGGTACAGGCGGATCTCGTCGTGCAGCAGCAGGGTGTTGCTGCGCAGCAGCTGCGAAAGCACGTCCTGCATGGGCGTGAGCGCGACGCGCATGTAGGTCAGCTCGCGCTTGAGGTCGTACAGCCGGCGCACGATGCCGCGGTGGAACGTGTCGCGGAAGATGTCCTGCTCCAGCGCCAGCAGGGTGGCCTTGAACTCGTCCACGATCGGCACGTAGTCGTCGACGATGGCATCGAGCACCGCGTACAGCGCGAAGCCGGGCCCCAGCGCGAGCAGCCCCGGATTGCGCTCCACGCGCGCCCGGGCCGGGGCATAGGACACCGATGCGCCATGGCGCACCGTCACCAGGTAGCGCGCGCCCAGGAAGGCGTGGGTTTCGCCATAGCGGATGCGCTCGTCGACCACCTGCGCGGTGTTGGCGGCCACGAACAGCGAGTCGCCGTAGGCTTCGAGCTTCGGGCGCTGGTGGGCGTGGTGTGCGTCCTCGACCGCAAGCGCGTGCAGGTCGAATTCCTCCTGCAGCTTGGCCAGCACCGCCTCGTCCGGCTCGAACAACCCCACCCAGACAAAGCTCCCGTCGTCGACGCCGAGGACGTCGCTGATTTCGTCGAGGCTGATGTTGCGCCGCCGGCCTTCGCGGTCGTAGGCGGCGCAGTTGACGACGCAGGCGGGAAGGGGCGGGGCGGGGGCGGTCATGGCCGCATCATGCGCCTGTTCGCCGCGGGCGCCAGAGCACCGCGGCCAGCGCCAGCTGCAGCGGCAGCATCAGCGCGATCCAGTGGCCGTTGCGCTGCGACTGCAGCGGCATCCACAGCAGGAACGGCGACAGCAGTACCAGGACGCCGATGCCCGCAAGCAGCACGCGGAACACCTTGCCGCCGTCACCGCCGCGGGCGATGCGCCAGGCGCCCGGCAGCAGCAACAGGCAAAGCGGATTGAACAGGATCAGGTTGTGGTTGGCCCACGCAAAGCGGTGCGCCGTGCCCAGCCAGAGGTACAGCATCAGCCCGCCGAGCAGCGCGCACGCCAGCCACGTCGCGATCGCCGCCCACGCCACGACGCCGGGGCGCCGGCGCTGCGACCAGGCGAGCGCCGCCAGCACCAGCCCGGCGACCAGCCACGGGATCCACGCCACCCGGCGCGGCTCGGGCTCGGGCGCGATGCGGTGCGGCAGCAGCGCCTCTTCGGACGCCACCAGCGGGCGGCCATCGGCATGGCGCATGTCGCGCAGCGCGCTGGCCAGGCGCATCGGCACGAAGGCGTCTTCCCAGAGCGCGTTCGGGCGATCGGACGCCGGCCCGAGGCCGAGGTCGAAGCCCAGCGCCATCCACGCCGCGGGGCGCGCCAGGCGCACGGCTTCGCTGCGGAAGGTGTTGCCCTGCGAGCGGCCCTGCATCTGCCGGCGCAGCGCGCCGCCAAGGCTGGCGTCCAGCGCGTCGCGTACCCGCGTCGAGCAGTTGTCGGTGAAGTAGTCGTAGGCGTAGTGCGCGTTCTCGGGGCGCGCGTTGTCGGCGAGGCGGGCGGCGAGGGCGGTG
This Luteimonas sp. MC1572 DNA region includes the following protein-coding sequences:
- a CDS encoding magnesium and cobalt transport protein CorA, which gives rise to MTAPAPPLPACVVNCAAYDREGRRRNISLDEISDVLGVDDGSFVWVGLFEPDEAVLAKLQEEFDLHALAVEDAHHAHQRPKLEAYGDSLFVAANTAQVVDERIRYGETHAFLGARYLVTVRHGASVSYAPARARVERNPGLLALGPGFALYAVLDAIVDDYVPIVDEFKATLLALEQDIFRDTFHRGIVRRLYDLKRELTYMRVALTPMQDVLSQLLRSNTLLLHDEIRLYLRDVLDHSVRINDSIDMLRDMLGTALSVNQALVTLAQGEVVKRLAGWAALLAAPTLIASWYGMNFVHMPELAGRWSYPVLVGVVVVVVAALYAYLRKVRWL
- a CDS encoding DUF4105 domain-containing protein; protein product: MPNNPQHPGRRWSLALVLLLLLCAFCATAVAAPRIGVATMQPGEVFFERFGHNAIVVDDPAAGPPISYNFGFFDPDEPDFVARFVRGDMRYRLAALPLADDLAYYRDVGRGVSIQWLDLDNTAATALAARLADNARPENAHYAYDYFTDNCSTRVRDALDASLGGALRRQMQGRSQGNTFRSEAVRLARPAAWMALGFDLGLGPASDRPNALWEDAFVPMRLASALRDMRHADGRPLVASEEALLPHRIAPEPEPRRVAWIPWLVAGLVLAALAWSQRRRPGVVAWAAIATWLACALLGGLMLYLWLGTAHRFAWANHNLILFNPLCLLLLPGAWRIARGGDGGKVFRVLLAGIGVLVLLSPFLLWMPLQSQRNGHWIALMLPLQLALAAVLWRPRRTGA